A single window of Culicoides brevitarsis isolate CSIRO-B50_1 chromosome 3, AGI_CSIRO_Cbre_v1, whole genome shotgun sequence DNA harbors:
- the LOC134834698 gene encoding transcription factor cwo translates to MENYWEQNGHPQHPVKFENEASVNFPYGPEPGLNFSTTGTNYSEDDADYAPGRRGKTSRQDPLSHRIIEKRRRDRMNSCLADLSRLIPPQYMRKGRGRVEKTEIIEMAIKHLRHLQNQESMKRESICAEHYRTGYQDCMTEAAKFLVDENYRELCYRMMTRLNDVKRNDILKGECNNKARELIIPTGDASPSNPCNYEASSQLRDILTSASDIEHSSNDHLDVKDLSFRTGAPSQTVTTSNAAPSTEMNGIACDRRPSFKQNNESAMETDLRTMRMRKFSETSTTAIVDHEHNHNSYKFKNYIKQRFSQDNHLEDKVGSSSVSNASSTDKSENLSKKRRNDTSASGDDHDDEKLLHNGHASASEFKVDLSGSGSVTNGRHPITSVSVPIFALHINGYYIPLNVEYNALVPYLGDADLLNKSCNIQLPLHPVNINVNFSPAYSGAAYSMPMPRCQFRRPKVENGW, encoded by the exons tGAGGCTTCTGTCAATTTCCCTTACGGTCCCGAGCcaggattaaatttttccacaacTGGCACAAACTACAGTGAAGATGATGCAGATTACGCTCCTGGGCGTCGTGGAAAGACATCTAGA CAAGACCCATTATCACATCGCATAATTGAGAAGCGGAGACGGGATAGAATGAACTCTTGTCTTGCGGATCTTTCGCGTCTCATACCACCACAGTACATGCGAAAAGGACGCGGACGCGtggaaaaaactgaaattatcGAGATGGCCATCAAACATTTGCGTCACTTGCAGAATCAGGAAAGCATGAAACGCGAATCTATTTGTGCAGAGCACTACCGTACTGGATACCAAGATTGCATGACTGAGGCTGCTAAATTTTTAGTCGATGAGAATTATAGAGAATTATGTTATCGCATGATGACACGTTTGAATGATGTTAAACGGAATGACATATTGAAag gcgAATGCAACAACAAAGCACGCGAGTTAATCATACCCACTGGAGATGCAAGTCCGAGTAACCCATGCAATTATGAAGCATCTTCGCAACTTCGAGACATCCTCACGTCGGCATCTGACATTGAACACAGTAGTAACGATCATTTGGACGTCAAGGATCTCAGTTTCCGAACTGGAGCTCCCTCTCAGACAGTAACTACTTCAAATGCGGCTCCTAGTACCGAAATGAATGGAATCGCGTGTGACCGACGACCATCGTTCAAACAGAATAACGAATCAGCAATGGAAACCGATTTGCGTACAATGCGTATGCGTAAATTTTCTGAGACATCCACCACCGCCATCGTCGATCACGAACACAACCACAACAGctacaaattcaaaaactacATCAAACAACGATTCTCACAGGATAATCATTTGGAGGACAAGGTTGGAAGTAGCAGCGTCAGTAATGCCAGTAGCACggataaaagtgaaaatttgagtaaaaaacgACGAAACGATACGAGTGCCAGTGGCGATGATCATGATGACGAAAAATTACTGCACAACGGTCATGCGTCTGCGTCAGAGTTCAAAGTGGATTTGAGTGGCAGTGGAAGCGTGACAAATGGTCGACATCCCATAACATCAGTTAGCGTACCGATTTTTGCATTGCACATCAACGGCTACTACATCCCATTGAATGTCGAGTACAACGCACTAGTTCCGTATCTTGGGGACGCCGATTTGCTCAACAAAAGCTGCAACATCCAGCTACCTTTGCATCCCGTCAACATCAACGTCAATTTCTCACCTGCTTACTCGGGTGCTGCTTACTCCATGCCCATGCCACGTTGTCAATTTAGGAGGccaaaagtcgaaaatggCTGGTAA
- the LOC134833151 gene encoding uncharacterized protein LOC134833151, which translates to MNISTAMGSQALFREIHKNTWLKRINGDNRKTTVINTKKSEKYWVVFCVHDDTFALLEGYSEPKFAPSHIPEWTIPLQTTQHISHALVPQENEFEFVITLMNDVARFNAPSWELMLEWVEALRSKLREMKILSPKENVYSKLPEIRAPLLPTRDPTSPLPVLPPVPAAIVPGIERLYPPSTQSSNQTRTSSTAPSNGSERIAMSNTNVQNIMNLLSNPLEAYSTNHHTNGEAENPVPDIQPSVAENIPEATSDEIENNLENEEEPAATNITIIQVSTPPSEKKTLFEFTDEEFPDEEYRSNVQIIPSNPAPTTSLAEPSTSNTNNNATTTEIAVKGKPNIYKTPHKSKTKITNNAQNATKVSTTVQVSSATSEYGQVFACSTTSSATTVVDIHSAMPSSHQETPPSLPTTQHYEQIFLSTSAPASNARDLEEPSTSTGVRVASPPKLAAKRSVEVQSNAANRPNVLQRGLTEVSITRPSRRDEPTTAQQSANSRSRGPGASNKNTPGSQVDKFRGENHGQRQRSSSTSDMHAGNRARSILSPVALPQQNHARLQPAPQPYRSANPLSENGTRMTLREQQVMHMRREMMHPGGVRLQLRRKDCCGSIAWIDAFGGVWVAGWKQKEHPVLYNALHIGDQLLSVAGQQVTSAAEANKLIRACQGLFVEMIIRRVPFGRVYAIRRELEAQCLGLIRDGNTATIVDVVPNSLAARFGLPPKAKTVDGLNLTFWVLTEINGRPLNLFFKDTEIKDRLNSVGRDISILVQPSDLITKLKKQLKSLRSYKDFIVQ; encoded by the exons atgaatatttctaCAGCAATGGGATCTCAGGCCTTATTTCGTGAAATCCACAAGAATACTTGGCTAAAACGCATAAATGGTGATAATCGAAAGACTACAGTTATTAATACAAAA aaatccGAGAAATACTGGGTGGTATTTTGTGTACATGATGACACATTTGCCCTTCTCGAAGGCTATTCGGAGCCCAAATTCGCTCCCAGTCATATTCCCGAATGGACTATTCCCTTGCAAACGACGCAACACATATCACACGCTTTAGTACCGCAGGAGAATGAGTTTGAATTCGTGATAACTTTGATGAATGATGTGGCTCGCTTCAATGCACCTTCGTGGGAATTGATGCTAGAGTGGGTGGAGGCACTCCGTTCCAAGTTACgtgagatgaaaattttgtcgcCCAAGGAAAATGTTTATTCTAAATTACCGGAAATTCGGGCTCCGCTTTTACCGACGAGAGATCCAACGTCTCCCTTACCCGTTCTTCCGCCAGTTCCGGCGGCAATTGTACCGGGAATCGAGCGACTTTACCCTCCTAGCACCCAGTCATCGAATCAAACACGAACAAGCAGCACTGCGCCAAGTAACGGATCTGAACGAATTGCAATGTCAAATACAAATGTGCAAAATATAATGAATTTATTGTCGAATCCGTTGGAAGCTTATAGTACGAACCACCACACAAATGGTGAAGCGGAAAATCCTGTTCCAGATATACAACCTAGTGTTGCAGAAAATATTCCAGAAGCCACGAGTGATGAAATTGAGAACAATTTGGAGAATGAAGAGGAGCCCGCTGCCACAAATATCACGATAATTCAGGTGTCGACACCGCCAAGCGAGAAAAAGACTCTTTTTGAATTCACCGACGAGGAGTTCCCCGATGAGGAATATCGCAGCAACGTTCAAATAATTCCGTCCAATCCTGCACCAACTACGTCTCTTGCTGAGCCCTCCACTAGCAATACCAATAATAATGCCACCACCACTGAGATAGCGGTAAAAGGCAAGCCAAATATCTACAAGACGCCACACAAGAGTAAAACGAAAATCACAAATAACGCACAAAATGCCACAAAAGTGTCGACCACCGTGCAAGTTTCCAGTGCGACGAGCGAGTACGGACAAGTGTTTGCTTGTAGCACCACTAGTAGTGCCACGACTGTCGTTGATATTCACTCTGCAATGCCTTCTAGTCATCAAGAGACGCCGCCGTCGCTTCCAACCACACAACATTACGagcaaattttcttatcaacaTCTGCTCCGGCATCGAATGCTCGTGATTTGGAGGAACCATCAACCTCCACTGGTGTCCGAGTTGCTTCACCTCCAAAACTTGCCGCTAAAAGATCAGTGGAAGTGCAATCAAATGCGGCAAATCGTCCGAATGTGCTGCAACGCGGTCTCACAGAGGTCAGCATAACACGTCCAAGTAGACGTGATGAACCCACGACGGCGCAACAATCGGCAAATAGTCGAAGCAGAGGACCCGGTGCCAGCAACAAAAACACTCCGGGAAGCCAAGTCGACAAATTTCGTGGCGAAAATCATGGACAACGACAACGGAGTTCCTCGACGTCGGACATGCATGCGGGAAATCGTGCCAGATCGATTTTGAGTCCCGTCGCATTGCCGCAACAAAATCACGCGAGATTGCAACCGGCACCGCAACCATATCGATCGGCAAATCCGCTGTCGGAAAACGGCACACGGATGACGCTGCGGGAACAACAAGTGATGCATATGCGACGAGAGATGATGCACCCCGGAGGTGTTCGTCTGCAATTACGTCGAAAGGACTGCTGCGGCAGTATCGCATGGATTGATGCCTTTGGAGGTGTATGGGTGGCAGGTTGGAAACAGAAAGAGCATCCAGTGCTTTACAATGCTCTGCATATCGGGGATCAATTGTTGTCGGTGGCTGGCCAGCAAGTAACTTCCGCCGCTGAAGCTAACAAACTTATTCGAGCATGTCAGGGATTATTT gtCGAAATGATTATTCGACGAGTTCCCTTTGGACGCGTTTATGCAATTAGACGAGAGCTGGAAGCACAATGTCTCGGACTCATTCGAGATGGAAATACAGCGACGATTGTTGACGTCGTTCCAAATAGTCTTGCTGCCCGGTTTGGACTGCCACCAAAG GCAAAAACTGTCGATGGACTAAACCTAACTTTTTGGGTTTTAACGGAAATAAATGGACGACCATTAAATCTGTTTTTCAAAGATACGGAAATTAAAGACCGTCTTAATTCAGTTGGCCGAGATATCTCAATATTG gtcCAACCATCAGATcttataacaaaattaaagaaacaaCTCAAGTCATTAAGAAGCTATAAAGACTTTATCGtgcaataa
- the LOC134834742 gene encoding major facilitator superfamily domain-containing protein 12-like, translating into MSDRQALIDASSGESRNTSRYGAAGGTDNSNVANSVVSEAEIINTSDSGSGAGNSETDMRSLNVVEKLGYGLGHIYNDLCAGVWFSYTLLFLQGALQISAKEAGILVMLGQVGDAIATPVIGILADKYGTKRTWHIGGTALVFMSFPLIFSICPWCKVFPPWWQPTYFAMCILAFQLGWAIVQITHLSMIPELSRTNTDRSDLTAIRYSASICSNVVVYVVTWAVLHGRAKDDNNIGPGDAFRFRDISLILTLAGLSMTVLFHFSLSMSNYEIRRRLAPLPNQTRGQFDTSVVPESGSTPSASSSSSGISSDDAPDENTSLIKSHVKVRRFDNGKFLRSPLLYQNAFLYVFSRLFMTTSLIYMPLWLDERAWTPPQTADNNVMTLIEETVETNAVEHLATVPLVSFVASFVSSILLKYCSRLFGHQMAYFIGSLFCIGGCLSVYFVTPTTSAVTELFGIAILFGAGSSVTMISSLCITADMIGSHSEKGGFIYSAVTFFDKLITGIVVAVIESVKCQDRTDCPQYYRNVLAYGCGAACICGLFILLTLQCTKRSQRRTQNMFTS; encoded by the exons ATGTCTGATCGACAGGCCCTCATCGATGCGAGTTCTGGAGAAAGTAGAAACACTTCGAGGTATGGTGCAGCTGGAGGCACTGACAACAGTAATGTAGCAAATAGTGTAGTTAGCGAGGCAGAGATCATCAATACAAGTGATAGTGGTAGTGGTGCGGGAAACAGTGAAACTGACATGAGATCTTTGAATGTGGTAGAGAAACTCGGATATGGCCTTGGACACATCTACAATGATTTATGTGCGGGCGTCTGGTTCAGCTATACGCTGCTTTTCTTGCAAGGTGCGCTACAGATCTCAGCCAAAGAAGCAGGCATCCTTGTAATGTTGGGTCAAGTTGGAGATGCAATCGCAACGCCCGTCATTGGAATTCTCGCAGACAA GTATGGGACAAAACGAACGTGGCACATTGGTGGAACTGCTTTggtttttatgagttttccgttaattttttccatatgtCCTTGGTGCAAAGTCTTCCCGCCTTGGTGGCAGCCAACGTATTTCGCAATGTGCATTTTAGCATTTCAACTTGGATGGGC AATTGTTCAAATTACCCATCTTTCAATGATACCTGAGCTCTCACGTACGAACACAGACCGATCCGACTTGACTGCCATTCGGTATTCAGCGTCAATTTGTTCCAACGTTGTTGTTTACGTAGTGACGTGGGCAGTTTTACATGGACGTGCAAAGGATGACAACAATATTGGTCCTGGTGATGCCTTTAGATTCCGTGATATTTCTCTCATTTTGACACTTGCGGGTCTTTCGATGACGgttcttttccatttttcactGAGCATGAGCAACTACGAAATTCGACGCCGTTTGGCCCCATTACCGAATCAAACTCGCGGACAATTTGACACGTCAGTCGTTCCAGAGTCCGGCAGTACACCCAGTGCaagttcatcatcatcgggCATATCGTCGGACGATGCTCCCGATGAAAATACATCACTCATTAAGTCTCACGTTAAAGTGCGCCGATTTGACAATGGAAAGTTTTTACGGTCTCCCTTGTTGTaccaaaatgcattttt atatgttttttctcgtttgtTTATGACTACAAGTTTAATTTACATGCCGTTGTGGCTGGATGAACGTGCCTGGACTCCTCCGCAAACCGCCGACAACAATGTAATGACTTTGATTGAGGAGACTGTGGAAACAAATGCAGTCGAGCATCTTGCTACCGTGCCTTTAGTCTCATTTGTGGCGTCTTTTGTGTCGTCTATTCTCTTAAAGTACTGCAGTCGCTTGTTTGGACATCAAATGGCATATTTTATTGGATCTCTGTTCTGCATTGGTGGCTGTCTAAGTGTTTACTTTGTGACGCCGACAACGAGCGCTGTGACCGAACTCTTTGGCATTGCAATTCTCTTTGGTGCTGGCAGCTCCGTCACCATGATCTCCAGTCTCTGTATTACTGCCGATATGATTGGATCGCATTCCGAAAAGGGAGGTTTCATCTACTCGGCCGTGACTTTCTTCGACAAACTCATAACGGGCATCGTTGTTGCCGTTATTGAAAGTGTCAAGTGCCAAGATCGTACCGATTGCCCTCAATATTATCGAAATGTCTTGGCTTACGGATGTGGAGCTGCGTGCATCTGCGGACTTTTTATTCTCTTGACTTTGCAATGCACGAAACGGTCACAACGACGCACGCAAAACATGTTTACGAGTTAA
- the LOC134833651 gene encoding larval serum protein 1 alpha chain-like translates to MKFGIIAFACLVAAVSAHYDYKVGNVPTTVNQDFINLILRHVSQPIFVEEYRKYIETPVIDADRYVSVDIFKNKIYKFFKTYDMGLVLPRRRPYTVFDEHFLEQTGLLFNVFYYSKDLPTLFENIIWARENVNEMMFVHALTLTVFHRSELKNIVLPPLYEIIPNHFFNYEVLQKGIDYKLNGLWKLNSTFTLTTDYTSRYYLDKFQEQRVSYFTEDIGINSFYYYFYQRYPLHLGVKEIFSLDKEPVGELWLWMHQQLLARYYLERISNDLGDIPDFLWVKGIKNGYWPMLRYKNGMEFAYRSDYYSYESMDKDLLQNIVDWELRIKGLIDHGVITLGETTISIKDSDFVNKLGLILLGDVKDVRFYRYLIVFYHMLAGGRGTVKQDPYFITPSVLEHFETCLRDPVFWQLYKRVVKYWLQYKDILPHYVVKDLYVPVKIENVIVSPLKTFFEYDEVDVTNAVDIDLVEKEHKFQFKVRQPRLNYEPFDVTVNVDVETAGEYTVRFFLGPKVLNRYQLNDVRQNFFELDHFIYDFKVGKNTIMRKSREFLYFFKDLVKVGGGEYLSQYGFPMNLLLPKGKVGGMPFTFYVIVHKNDFKQQLGFPFDRKIDYYNFFVPNMYFKDVIISQFVDLDVHADTPLNNFYYNSVIPMHSIRVPMNVDYYQNGKLDDVFVHTSDIYNDVWYTKYLKIGKYNHHSKIYNSHPESRFDRYGKVVLDKSIYHQDKPIYRERDEVVPNTRYMDRDVVGKDWIKY, encoded by the exons ATGAAGTTTGGAATAATTGCATTCGCTTGTCTCGTGGCCGCTGTTTCAGCCCACTACGACTACAAAGTTGGAAATGTACCCACAACGGTCAATCAGGATTTCATTAACTTGATTCTCCGTCATGTGTCACAACCAATCTTCGTCGAGGAATACCGCAAATACATTGAGACTCCCGTTATCGATGCTGATCGCTATGTG AGCGTCGATATTTTCAAGAACAAGATTTACAAGTTCTTCAAGACCTACGATATGGGTTTGGTGTTGCCACGCCGTCGTCCATACACCGTCTTCGATGAACACTTTTTGGAACAAACCGGTTTGCTCTTCAATGTATTCTACTATTCCAAGGACTTGCCAACACTCTTCGAAAACATTATTTGGGCCCGTGAGAATGTCAATGAAATGATGTTCGTCCATGCCTTGACCTTGACTGTCTTCCATCGTAGCGAGTTGAAGAACATCGTATTGCCTCCATTGTATGAAATTATCCCCAACCACTTCTTCAACTACGAAGTCTTGCAAAAGGGTATTGACTACAAATTGAATGGCTTGTGGAAATTGAACAGCACCTTCACTTTGACCACTGACTACACTTCTCGCTACTATTTGGACAAATTCCAGGAACAACGTGTCTCCTACTTCACTGAAGACATTGGCATCAACAGCTTCTACTACTACTTCTACCAAAGATATCCTTTGCACTTGGGTGTCAAGGAAATCTTTTCTCTCGACAAAGAACCCGTCGGAGAATTGTGGTTGTGGATGCATCAACAATTGTTGGCCCGTTACTACTTGGAACGCATCTCCAACGACTTGGGAGACATTCCCGATTTCTTGTGGGTTAAGGGAATCAAGAATGGATACTGGCCAATGCTTCGCTACAAGAATGGCATGGAGTTTGCTTACCGCAGCGATTACTACAGCTACGAATCAATGGACAAAGATTTGCTTCAAAACATCGTCGACTGGGAATTGCGCATCAAGGGATTGATTGATCACGGCGTCATTACTCTCGGAGAAACCACAATCTCCATCAAGGATAGTGACTTTGTGAACAAACTCGGTCTCATCTTGTTGGGTGACGTTAAGGATGTCCGATTCTACCGCTACTTGATCGTTTTCTACCACATGTTGGCTGGTGGACGTGGCACCGTTAAACAAGATCCCTACTTTATCACTCCCTCCGTTTTGGAACACTTTGAGACGTGCTTGCGTGATCCCGTCTTCTGGCAATTGTACAAACGCGTTGTCAAGTACTGGTTGCAATACAAGGACATCTTGCCACACTACGTTGTCAAGGACTTGTATGTTCCTGTGAAGATTGAGAATGTCATCGTTAGCCCATTGAAGACGTTCTTTGAGTATGACGAAGTTGATGTCACCAATGCTGTCGACATTGATTTGGTCGAGAAGGAGCACAAGTTCCAATTCAAAGTCCGTCAACCACGCCTCAACTACGAACCCTTCGATGTTACCGTTAACGTTGATGTTGAGACTGCCGGCGAATATACCGTCCGTTTCTTCCTCGGTCCCAAGGTCTTGAACCGCTATCAATTGAACGATGTCCGTCAAAACTTCTTCGAATTGGATCACTTCATCTATGACTTCAAAGTTGGCAAGAACACCATCATGCGCAAATCTCGCGAGTTCTTGTACTTCTTCAAGGATTTGGTGAAAGTTGGCGGCGGTGAATACTTGAGCCAATACGGTTTCCCCATGAACTTGTTGTTGCCCAAGGGTAAAGTTGGTGGCATGCCATTCACTTTCTATGTCATTGTTCACAAGAACGACTTTAAACAACAACTTGGTTTCCCATTCGACCGCAAAATCGACTATTACAACTTCTTCGTGCCCAACATGTACTTCAAGGATGTCATCATTTCCCAATTTGTTGACTTGGATGTTCATGCCGACACACCCTTGAACAACTTTTACTACAACTCGGTCATTCCCATGCACTCCATCCGTGTCCCCATGAATGTCGACTATTATCAAAATGGCAAATTGGACGATGTTTTTGTGCACACCAGCGATATCTACAACGATGTTTGGTACACCAAATACTTGAAGATCGGAAAATACAACCACCACTCAAAGATCTACAACAGCCATCCCGAAAGCCGTTTCGATCGCTATGGAAAAGTTGTCCTTGACAAATCGATCTATCATCAAGACAAGCCAATCTACCGCGAAAGAGACGAAGTTGTCCCAAACACCCGTTACATGGACCGCGATGTTGTTGGCAAGGACTGGATTAAATATTAA
- the LOC134834273 gene encoding polyadenylate-binding protein-interacting protein 2, whose product MIMKIPNFTIGNGYYGYGEPYDSNDSDPEEQYLTSSTPSEPDVPVSYSGDFSEYMWMENEEEFDEAEMQRLEEQALMEQCMEAMLEDEIEESEDEKNGSLVINVENPSELCDVLSSLHVGPSNVEKSTLNPLAAEFVPQLPSLLQPVKA is encoded by the exons ATGATTATGAAGATTCCAAATTTCACCATTGGCAATGGGTATTATGGCTATGGCGAACCATATGACTCGAATGACTCAGATCCCGaagagcaatatttgacaagtTCTACGCCTAGTGAGCCCGATGTGCCAGTCAGTTACTCCGGTGATTTTTCCGAATACATGTGGATGGAAAATGAAGAAGAGTTCGATGAAGCT GAAATGCAACGATTAGAGGAACAAGCTCTAATGGAACAATGCATGGAGGCTATGCTAGAGGATGAAATTGAGGAATCAGAGGACGAGAAAAACGGTTCTCTTGTGATTAATGTGga AAATCCATCTGAACTATGTGACGTTCTCTCGTCTTTGCACGTTGGTCCAAGCAATGTTGAAAAATCGACACTCAATCCTTTAGCGGCAGAGTTTGTACCACAGCTACCATCGCTATTGCAGCCAGTAAAggcttaa